A window of Ruminiclostridium herbifermentans genomic DNA:
TTCTAACCTCAATGCTTTTAATTATAAATTATTATTTGGAGTAATTTATAAGACATTCAATTTAATTGGTTTAAATCATTTTACTAATTTATTTTGAACAGAGTTTTTAGGAGTACGTCGTAATACTTGCTAGGCGAGTACAACTTAGTAAAATGGGATAAAATGTGACCGCCAGCAATTATCATGGCCGTATTTTAGTACTGCCTTAAATTAACCATTGACACGATAGATTTATTATATGAATCGAGTTGTGTTACTTATAATATTAATAATAAATTATAAGGAGAAAACTATGGAAAAAGATATTAAAAAGTTCTTTGAAAAAGACAGATTTGCTCATTATGTTGGAATTGAACTTGTAAAAGTCGAATCAGGCTATGCTGTTACCAGCCTAAAATTAGAAGATAAACATTTGAATGGCATGAATTCTGTTCAAGGAGGTGCTATATTTACTTTGGCAGATTTTGCTTTTGCCGCAGCAACAAACTCTAATGGACTTGCTACTGTAGGAATCAATTGCAGTATCACTTACTTTAAGGCTCCACAAGGAAAAGTTATTACAGCCTATGCTAAAGAGACCTCTGCTGAAAAGAAAATTTGCGGCTGCGATGTTGAGGTTCTAGATGAGGATGGAACACTTGTAGCAAAATTTAGCGGAACTGGATATAGAATTAATAAAACTATTGATTTTAAAGAAGGAACATTAAAAAATATTGCTTCTAAAAGCTGAAGCTTCCCACGACAAATCGGTGGAAATAATATGTTTAAGCAATGGTGGAATTTTTCAGCTAAGCAAAGTATGAATATCCTTTACAATTAGGTCAGTTTTCTATGAATCTATTCCCTCAAACAATGCTCTAAAAAGTA
This region includes:
- a CDS encoding PaaI family thioesterase; the protein is MEKDIKKFFEKDRFAHYVGIELVKVESGYAVTSLKLEDKHLNGMNSVQGGAIFTLADFAFAAATNSNGLATVGINCSITYFKAPQGKVITAYAKETSAEKKICGCDVEVLDEDGTLVAKFSGTGYRINKTIDFKEGTLKNIASKS